One Bacteroidota bacterium genomic window, CCGCCTCGATGGCAAGATAAAGATTGCTGATGGTCTGCGCTTCGACTCCCTGCGAAGCATCGACAACCAGGATCGCTCCTTCGCACGCGGCGAGCGAACGCGAGACCTCGTACGTGAAATCGACGTGCCCCGGCGTGTCGATCAAATTCAGCGTATAATGCCGCTCGTCCTTCGCCGTGTACTGCATCTGAATGGCATGGAGCTTGATCGTGATCCCCCGTTCCTGCTCCAGGTCCATGTCGTCGAGCACCTGATTCACGACAAGGTCCCGCTGCGTGATCGTGCCGGTCAATTCGAGCAGGCGGTCGGCGAGCGTGGATTTTCCGTGATCGATGTGCGCGATGATGCAAAAATTTCGGATGTGATTCATTTTTTGAAAATGCGTGGATGGTACTTCGTGAAGCGGGAAGTGGCAGGAACGCGCGTTCTGCCGTTCACCCTTCACTTGTTACCGGATCTCTCCAATTAAACGAAAATGCCCGCCGAAACATGTCGTGGGCAAATTTTCTTCACTAAGATACGATATTAGCGATGGAAGTGCAAGGATGGGAAGGACGCATCCATCAGGCGGAGGAACTATTGGCGGTTAAAATATTTTCCTCCGTCCACGGCGGAAACCTTCGGACCCGCAGTGGTCATCGGTTGGCAACGCCGGCAAGAAAATACATCACGACAAGCGCCGCAAGCTTGCTCGTTTTGCTGTCGACGTCGAATTTGGGGTTGACCTCGACGATGTCGATCGCTTTCACTTTTTGACGCAGGCCGGCAAAATGGGCGGCCTTCAGTAGTTCTTCGGCAGTGAGCCCCGTTGGGTATGAAGCGCTGACGCCCGGCGCGTCGCTGCTCTGCACCGAGTCGAGGTCGAAGCTGACGTACATTCGTTCGGAAGAGCTCGAAGCAATTTCGTACGCAATGTCGAGGATCTTTTCGATCTTTTCCTTCCGCACGTCTCCCAGGGTGAACACGGTCGCTCCCCGGTCGTTGAGCTCTTCGTAATGCTCCTTCGAATTGGCAAATGATTGTGCGCCGAGCTCGACGAAGTGCATCGGCGCGAGAGGGCTGTGCGTCGAATCCAGGATCTGCCGGAACGCGGTGCCGCTGTTTCGCTGCGGGTCCGATTTGCGGAAATTGAGATGCGTGTCGATGTTGATGGCTCCCGCGCTTGCGGCCTTTTTTGCGAAAGCGAGGAAGGTGGGATAGGTCGTGTCGTGTCCTCCTCCGAAGACGATCGGGAGGATGTTGTTCGCCACGAGCGATTCGGCGACCGTTTGGACGCGCTGGTGCGTCTCTTCCAGCGTTGCGCCGGTCTTGACATTGCCGAAGTCGAAGATGGCAAGGTCGGAAATTTGCTTGTTCCTTGAAATGGCGAACGGCGTGAACTTGTAGAGCGCTTTCCGGATTTCGTTCGGCGCTTCTTTTGCACCGACGCGGCCGCGGTTCCTTTTCACTCCCTCATCCTCCGGAACTCCCACGATGCCGATTTTAACGTCGGATGACAGATTTTCCTGCTGACGCCGGACGATGTCCCCCATTCGCGGGTCGGATTCGTCGTTGCGCGAAAAGAAAACGGCGTCCGGAGCCTCACTGAGCAACTTCCAAGCAATGTCCATCAAGCCCGTCCTTTCATGAGTGTGCGGGGGAAAGCGCCTCGTCCACGCGTTTAAGAATATCGTGGCTCATCGCTTCCACTCGTTTGCCGATGTTTTCTGCACGGGATGTTGTCTCCTGCACAAAAGCGGGATCTTTTATCGATCCGAGGTTGATCTGCACATTGAGCCTTGCGCCAAGACAGGCGGCGCGAAGGAGCAGCGCCGCAACGCCCGCGTCGGAAATTGAATTGACATTTCCTTTTTGGGCGGCGGACTGGGTCAATATAATCGCTTGTTCGCACAATTGCATGACTCTCAGAGGAATTTCTGTCGCGTTCTTGGTCGCGTACTGTACGGCCGTCGCCCGCTTCGCCTGTTCCTGCTCGGTGTCCTTGGGCAGAGTAAGCGCATTCATGACGGTGTTGAATGCTTCCGCATCTTCATCGACCAATCGTGCAAAGGCGTCCCTCAGATTTTCCGATTGCCTGAGGAGATCCTTCATCGTTTCCTGCACATCGGCATATTTCTTCCTGCCGATCGTGATATTGCATACCATCGAGGTAAGTGCCGCGCCCAACGCTCCAGCGAGCGCCGCAATGCTTCCGCCCCCCGGTGTGGGATCGCCCGATGCCGTATCGTTGATGAATTCATTGACCGTTTTTGTAGTCAGCATTTTCGCTCATCGTTGAGGTTTATCTTACACAAGGATGAAAAAGAATTTTTACACATTCAATGCTCGCTCTTTGCCCCTTCTCGTTTCCGTGTGATGCTTCTCTCACAATTGGTATTCTATCACTTTCTTCTGCGGATCGAACGGGTCCAATTGACTCAGCCCCAGCCGTTCTGCCGCAAGCGAGACCAAGCGTTCTTCCGACGATTCCTGTTTATTGTAAAATTTCCCCGCCATCAGCAGGGCCTTCAACGGTGTCAGGCCGACGATCTCGCTCCCGGTCGCTTCAACGCCAAGCGAATGGGCGATCCTTTTTACTTCCTCAAACGCAATATGCGGCGGCGTTGTTTCATAATCCACCAGATTGATGGAAACCTGAGCGATGTTGAATCGTTCGACGACCACCCCCATCGCTTTGACGGCCTTCAACGTTCCGGGAATTTTTATCGTTTCGCCTCGTTCATTCTTCATGGCTTTCCCGGACGCGTCCTTCTTCACCCGGCCGCTTTCGCGGATTTGCTGGGCGATTTCCTGCGCGATCGACGCATCGGGAGTATTGAGGTTGACATTGTACGCGATGAGGAATTTGCGTGCGCCGGTCACCGTCGCTCCCGATCTTTTATTGAAGGACGAGGGCCCGAAGTCCGGCTGCCATTTCGGGTCGAGAAGTTTTTCCGCGAGGCCTTCATATTCACCTTTGCGGATGTCGGCAAGATTTTTCCTGTCGGCCGACGCTGCAGCCGCTTCGTAAAGATAAACGGGGATCTTGAGCTCGGCTGCGACGCGCCTTCCATACGCTTTGGCAAGCTCTACGCATTCTGCCATTGACGATGCGGAAACGGGAATGAAGGGGACGACATCGGTTGCGCCGATTCTCGGATGCTCTCCTTTATGGTGCTCCATATCGATCAGCCGCGAAGCGGTCTTCGTCGATTGGAATGCTGCCTCAACGACGCCGTCCGGGTCGCCGATGAACGTGACCACAACGCGGTTGTAGTCTTTGTCGGGCTCGACATTCAGAAGCTTGACGTTGCCGACGGCGTGAATGCTCTCCGCGATCGCTTTAATCGTTCCCGCGTTTCGTCCTTCGCTGAAATTGGGAACGCATTCGACAATTGTTTTCATAGAGTTTTTTTGGTTGAAGATCTTTGTCTCCTGAATCCTGAATTCCCGCGCTGGAATACAGAATTCATGAGACAGAATACAACGCTCACGCAACCGTGAGGGGAATGATGATCGCTCCTTCTTTGAAATTTCCCAGAACTTCAGCTTTTCCCTTTATATACCAAAAACCTACCAGTGCTCCGGTAACGGCGTCAAGCTCGTCGCCGTTCATTTTTTGGTCGAGCCCCCGCACCCCGAGTCTTTCCAACCCTCTCCGAAGCCTCGGAAGCCCGTCCTGCTTGCGGCCGGTTTTCCAGACGTCCTGCGCTGCCCCCGGGTACATTTCGATGACGTCAAATCCTCTGCGGGTGAATTTCTTTTTCAGCATGATGCCCCGCTCAGTGAGCATCCTCATCGGTCCGAGAGTGATGGGAAAGAATCGAATCCCTCGTTTCAGCAGTTCGCGGTCGCACGGGCGGAAATGTTCGCCGTTTTTGTCGTCGAGCGATTTTCTCCCGGGGGGAAGATTGAGCGGTGCGTCGATCGCGATAAGATGGGGTTGGGAGCGGTCGATGAATTCCAGGATCTCTTCGTTCGAAAATAATGTTTTCCACTCGACCACGCGTTTTCCTCTCAAAAGGCAGACGCCGGTATTCCGCTTTGGGCTTCCGGCAAGGTCGATGCCCGCCACCAACGGCACAGTTTTTTTTCTGTCGTTAGAATTCAAGCACGGTCCCGTTCTTGATGATCTTCGATGCGAGATTACTGCCGTAATGGTACGGAATGTATCGGTAATTTGGAACATCGTAGAGGATGATGTCCGCTTGCTTTCCGACTTCGATGCTTCCCGTTTCATGGGAGAGTCCGAGGGCCGCGGCGCCGTTCAATGTGCATGCGGTGATCGCCTCTTCCGGCGTCATTTTCATTTGGGTGCAGGCGATGGTCATCATCATCGGCATGGAAAATGACATCGATGTGCCCGGATTGCAGTCCGACGCAATTGCCAGTGGTATGGTTGCATCAATAATGGTCCGGGCCGGAGCGTACGGCTGGTTCAGGAAAAACGATGCTCCCGGGAGAACTGTGGCGATTGTCGATGACCGCCTCAACGCTTCAATGCCGCTCGCCGAGAGATGCTCGAGATGGTCCACCGAGATTGCATTCAATTGAACTCCGAGCTCCGTTCCGCCGATCGCGGCAAGCTGGTCGGCGTGGAGTTTCGGAATGAGTCCGAACCTTTTCGCCTCGAGCAGGATCTGTTCCGTCTGGTGCAGATCAAAATATCCCTCATCGCAAAAAACGTCGCAAAAGACGGCAAGCTGCCGTTCGCCAATGTACGGCAGCATCTTGTTGGTGATAAGCTCGACGTATCTGTTTTTATCCTCGCTGAATTCGGGGGGAAAGGCATGCGCGCCCATGAATGTCGGAACGACCGTCATGTAATGGTCTCTTCGGAGATCGTGTATCACGTCGAGCATTTTCGATTCGGCTTCAGCGTTCAAACCATAGCCGCTTTTGATTTCGACCGTCGTTGTTCCCAGCTTCATCATTTCATTCAACCGCCGGCCTGCAGGCCTCAGCAGGTCTTTCTTTGCCGCGGCGCGTGTTGCGGTCATCGTTGAGAGAATGCCTCCTCCTGAGCCGGCAATATCGGCGTACGATTTCCCTTCGGCCCGCATGGCGAATTCATTTTCACGGCTTCCGGCAAAAACGGCATGGGTGTGCGAATCGACAAACCCCGGCAGGGCGACGCGGTTCGCGGCATCGAGCTCGTCAACGTCGCGCGGCGCCGATACCTCGCCGGCCGATCCAATCTGCCGGATGATGCCGTTCTCGATCAGCACGGAGGCATGTTCAACGACGTTCAACTCGCGCATTTCTTTCCCGGCCTTGAACGGTTTTCCGTTCGATGCGACAGTGACGAGCTGGCGGATATTTTTGATAAAAAGATTCATGTTTACTTTCCACGAAGAGCACGAAGACACACTAATTTTTACCTTCATGTTTACTTTCCACGAAGAGCACGAAGACACACTAATTTTTACCTTCGTGTTTGCTTTCCACGAAGGTCACGAAGGCGCACTAATTTTTACCTTCGTGTTTGCTTTCCACGAAGGTCACGAAGGCGCACTGATTTTTACCTTCGTGTTTCTTCGTGTCCTTCGTGGATCATTTTATATACCGTTTCCATTCCAATTTTCCAACACTTCCAAAGTTAATGAGAAGACCGACTCGTAAACCTGTAGCCTTGAGATAATTTAATATTTGCGATTCTTCTCTCCCTGTGAGTTCATCCAACGCCTTCAGTTCAACAATGATCTTGCCATAGCAAATGAAATCTGCAACATACTGCTTTTGTAAGATCAACTCCTTATAGCGGATGCATAAGTTTTTTTGAGGCTCAAACGGGATTTGCCTTTGTCTCATTTCAATTTCGATTGCTTCCTGGTAGACCGCTTCAAGAAAACCATGTCCCAGCTCCTTATGGACTTCGATCGCCGCCCCGATAATTTCAAAGACCTCTGCCTTGTATAGTAGTTCAGCCATATTCCCCCCGAAGCATAGATAAACTATTATTTGTCTTCGTGCCCCTTCGTGTCCTTCGTGGATTGGTATCCTTTGCAGTTCAAAACAGGGAGGCGCGGATATTTGACGAATGAAAGATCGGTCCTGCTTTTTTCACACATGTGAAAC contains:
- the ftcD gene encoding glutamate formimidoyltransferase; this encodes MKTIVECVPNFSEGRNAGTIKAIAESIHAVGNVKLLNVEPDKDYNRVVVTFIGDPDGVVEAAFQSTKTASRLIDMEHHKGEHPRIGATDVVPFIPVSASSMAECVELAKAYGRRVAAELKIPVYLYEAAAASADRKNLADIRKGEYEGLAEKLLDPKWQPDFGPSSFNKRSGATVTGARKFLIAYNVNLNTPDASIAQEIAQQIRESGRVKKDASGKAMKNERGETIKIPGTLKAVKAMGVVVERFNIAQVSINLVDYETTPPHIAFEEVKRIAHSLGVEATGSEIVGLTPLKALLMAGKFYNKQESSEERLVSLAAERLGLSQLDPFDPQKKVIEYQL
- a CDS encoding cyclodeaminase/cyclohydrolase family protein, whose protein sequence is MLTTKTVNEFINDTASGDPTPGGGSIAALAGALGAALTSMVCNITIGRKKYADVQETMKDLLRQSENLRDAFARLVDEDAEAFNTVMNALTLPKDTEQEQAKRATAVQYATKNATEIPLRVMQLCEQAIILTQSAAQKGNVNSISDAGVAALLLRAACLGARLNVQINLGSIKDPAFVQETTSRAENIGKRVEAMSHDILKRVDEALSPAHS
- the hutI gene encoding imidazolonepropionase, translating into MNLFIKNIRQLVTVASNGKPFKAGKEMRELNVVEHASVLIENGIIRQIGSAGEVSAPRDVDELDAANRVALPGFVDSHTHAVFAGSRENEFAMRAEGKSYADIAGSGGGILSTMTATRAAAKKDLLRPAGRRLNEMMKLGTTTVEIKSGYGLNAEAESKMLDVIHDLRRDHYMTVVPTFMGAHAFPPEFSEDKNRYVELITNKMLPYIGERQLAVFCDVFCDEGYFDLHQTEQILLEAKRFGLIPKLHADQLAAIGGTELGVQLNAISVDHLEHLSASGIEALRRSSTIATVLPGASFFLNQPYAPARTIIDATIPLAIASDCNPGTSMSFSMPMMMTIACTQMKMTPEEAITACTLNGAAALGLSHETGSIEVGKQADIILYDVPNYRYIPYHYGSNLASKIIKNGTVLEF
- a CDS encoding DUF429 domain-containing protein, with the translated sequence MNSNDRKKTVPLVAGIDLAGSPKRNTGVCLLRGKRVVEWKTLFSNEEILEFIDRSQPHLIAIDAPLNLPPGRKSLDDKNGEHFRPCDRELLKRGIRFFPITLGPMRMLTERGIMLKKKFTRRGFDVIEMYPGAAQDVWKTGRKQDGLPRLRRGLERLGVRGLDQKMNGDELDAVTGALVGFWYIKGKAEVLGNFKEGAIIIPLTVA
- a CDS encoding GxxExxY protein — encoded protein: MAELLYKAEVFEIIGAAIEVHKELGHGFLEAVYQEAIEIEMRQRQIPFEPQKNLCIRYKELILQKQYVADFICYGKIIVELKALDELTGREESQILNYLKATGLRVGLLINFGSVGKLEWKRYIK
- a CDS encoding formimidoylglutamase, which gives rise to MDIAWKLLSEAPDAVFFSRNDESDPRMGDIVRRQQENLSSDVKIGIVGVPEDEGVKRNRGRVGAKEAPNEIRKALYKFTPFAISRNKQISDLAIFDFGNVKTGATLEETHQRVQTVAESLVANNILPIVFGGGHDTTYPTFLAFAKKAASAGAINIDTHLNFRKSDPQRNSGTAFRQILDSTHSPLAPMHFVELGAQSFANSKEHYEELNDRGATVFTLGDVRKEKIEKILDIAYEIASSSSERMYVSFDLDSVQSSDAPGVSASYPTGLTAEELLKAAHFAGLRQKVKAIDIVEVNPKFDVDSKTSKLAALVVMYFLAGVANR